The following proteins are encoded in a genomic region of Zea mays cultivar B73 chromosome 9, Zm-B73-REFERENCE-NAM-5.0, whole genome shotgun sequence:
- the LOC100276702 gene encoding uncharacterized protein LOC100276702 — protein MMEEDQQIVAGVDAAARGGGGLGRAGAVFLTATCAAATYSAAAAGDVPSVAFVVASYGALLLLLRSLRAYELAPPEAAARREALRRRVWALCTLLSVMFAWKVASVVATPWPVAVGVWAAAAVTSAAGFVLLFRQQQRRQ, from the coding sequence ATGATGGAGGAGGACCAGCAGATAGTCGCTGGCGTGGACGCCGCGGCCCGAGGCGGCGGCGGCCTGGGCCGCGCGGGAGCCGTCTTTCTCACCGCGACCTGCGCCGCAGCCACCTACagcgcggcggcggcaggggacgTCCCGTCCGTGGCGTTCGTGGTCGCCAGCTACGGCGCGCTCCTGCTTCTGCTGCGCTCCCTGCGCGCCTACGAGCTGGCGCCGCCGGAGGCGGCTGCACGCAGGGAAGCGCTCAGGCGCAGGGTCTGGGCGCTCTGCACGCTACTCAGCGTGATGTTCGCGTGGAAGGTTGCGAGCGTCGTCGCGACGCCGTGGCCGGTCGCTGTCGGCGTCTGGGCCGCGGCGGCCGTCACATCTGCCGCTGGGTTCGTTCTGCTGTTCCGCCAGCAGCAGCGTCGCCAATGA